Proteins from a genomic interval of Quercus robur chromosome 9, dhQueRobu3.1, whole genome shotgun sequence:
- the LOC126699050 gene encoding probable zinc metallopeptidase EGY3, chloroplastic isoform X2, with amino-acid sequence MATLSITTHSSLSPWLPKKKNKNNTGPTFNKNPFGQKTHLPFSLYSKPSSRKPLRFSINKDELQESEPTSSSSSSVAVVSEKPSEGDEDTQKKSELSSEEIDELQEMDWKTDEEFKKFMGNPSIEAAIKLEKKRADRKLKELDRESSSDNPLVGFFAGVVRDSLAREKERLEKAEETFKALDLNKLKNCFGFDTFFATDVRRFGDGGIFIGNLRRPIDEVIPKLEKKLSEAAGREVVLWFMEEKTNDITKQACVVQPKAEMDLQFESTKLSNPLGYVSAIVLCVTTFGTIALTSGFFLKPGATFDDYIADVVPLFAGFISILGVSEIATRVTAARYGVQISPSFLVPSNWTGCLGVMNNYESLLPNKKALFDIPVARTASAYLTSLVLAVAAFVADGSFNGGDNALYIRPQFFYNNPLLSFIQFVIGPYADDLGNVLPYAVEGVGVPVDPLAFAGLLGMVVTSLNLLPCGRLEAAKDEITPLGDDRTAWGIVLGLICFLTLFPNGGGTFSSSFFSEPFFRGNL; translated from the exons ATGGCAACTCTTTCCATTACTACACACTCTTCATTGTCTCCATGGCTTCccaagaagaagaacaagaacaacacaGGCCCAACTTTCAACAAAAACCCGTTTGGCCAAAAGACCCACCTCCCATTTTCTCTATACTCTAAACCCAGTTCAAGAAAACCTCTCAGGTTCTCTATCAACAAAGATGAGCTGCAAGAAAGCGAacccacttcttcttcttcttcctctgttGCTGTAGTTTCTGAAAAGCCAAGTGAAGGCGATGAAGATACACAGAAGAAGAGCGAGTTGTCTTCAGAAGAAATTGATGAGCTGCAAGAAATGGACTGGAAGACAGACGAGgagttcaagaagttcatggGAAATCCTTCGATAGAGGCGGCTATAAAGCTGGAAAAGAAGAGAGCAGATAGGAAGCTGAAAGAGCTTGATAGGGAAAGCAGTAGTGATAATCCACTTGTGGGGTTTTTCGCTGGAGTGGTGAGAGATAGTTTGGCTAGAGAAAAGGAGAGGTTGGAGAAAGCTGAAGAGACCTTTAAAGCACTTGATCTTAACAAg TTGAAGAACTGTTTTGGGTTTGACACATTTTTTGCAACTGATGTTCGGCGTTTTGGAGATGGGGGCATCTTTATTGGAAATTTGAGAAGACCCATTGACGAGGTAATTCCCAAACTGGAGAAGAAGCTGTCTGAAGCGGCCGGGAGGGAGGTAGTTTTATGGTTCAtggaagaaaaaacaaatgacATCACAAAGCAG GCTTGTGTGGTGCAACCTAAAGCAGAAATGGACCTCCAGTTTGAATCAACCAAGCTGAGCAACCCCTTGGGTTACGTTAGTGCGATAGTCTTATGTGTTACAACTTTTGGAACTATAGCTCTGACAAGTGGCTTCTTCTTAAAACCCGGTGCAACATTTGATGATTATATAGCTGATGTTGTGCCTCTCTTTGCTGGCTTCATTTCCATTTTGGGAGTATCTGAG ATAGCCACAAGGGTAACAGCAGCTCGTTATGGTGTCCAAATCAGCCCATCTTTTCTTGTGCCATCCAATTGGACAGGGTGCTTGGGAGTCATGAATAATTATGAATCTCTGCTTCCAAATAAGAAGGCTCTTTTTGATATCCCAGTGGCACGTACAGCTAGTGCATATTTGACATCTCTTGTACTCGCAGTTGCTGCATTTGTAGCTGATGGAAGCTTTAATGGAGGGGACAATGCTTT GTATATAAGGCCACAGTTTTTCTACAACAATCCCTTGCTTTCTTTCATCCAATTTGTTATTGGACCATATGCGGATGACCTTGGAAATGTATTGCCATATGCAGTGGAAGGTGTTGGAGTTCCTGTTGATCCGCTTGCTTTTGCTGGACTTTTAG GAATGGTGGTGACTTCTTTGAACTTGTTGCCTTGTGGAAGATTGGAAG CTGCAAAAGATGAGATCACTCCTTTGGGAGATGACAGGACTGCATGGGGTATTGTCCTTGGCCTTATCTGTTTCCTAACTCTTTTCCCCAATGGGGGAGGTACATTTTCCAGCTCGTTCTTCAGTGAGCCATTTTTTAGAGGTAACTTGtaa
- the LOC126699050 gene encoding probable zinc metallopeptidase EGY3, chloroplastic isoform X1, translated as MATLSITTHSSLSPWLPKKKNKNNTGPTFNKNPFGQKTHLPFSLYSKPSSRKPLRFSINKDELQESEPTSSSSSSVAVVSEKPSEGDEDTQKKSELSSEEIDELQEMDWKTDEEFKKFMGNPSIEAAIKLEKKRADRKLKELDRESSSDNPLVGFFAGVVRDSLAREKERLEKAEETFKALDLNKLKNCFGFDTFFATDVRRFGDGGIFIGNLRRPIDEVIPKLEKKLSEAAGREVVLWFMEEKTNDITKQACVVQPKAEMDLQFESTKLSNPLGYVSAIVLCVTTFGTIALTSGFFLKPGATFDDYIADVVPLFAGFISILGVSEIATRVTAARYGVQISPSFLVPSNWTGCLGVMNNYESLLPNKKALFDIPVARTASAYLTSLVLAVAAFVADGSFNGGDNALYIRPQFFYNNPLLSFIQFVIGPYADDLGNVLPYAVEGVGVPVDPLAFAGLLGMVVTSLNLLPCGRLEGGRIAQAIFGRSTAALLSFATSLLLGIGGLSGSVLCLAWGLFSTFFRGGEEIPAKDEITPLGDDRTAWGIVLGLICFLTLFPNGGGTFSSSFFSEPFFRGNL; from the exons ATGGCAACTCTTTCCATTACTACACACTCTTCATTGTCTCCATGGCTTCccaagaagaagaacaagaacaacacaGGCCCAACTTTCAACAAAAACCCGTTTGGCCAAAAGACCCACCTCCCATTTTCTCTATACTCTAAACCCAGTTCAAGAAAACCTCTCAGGTTCTCTATCAACAAAGATGAGCTGCAAGAAAGCGAacccacttcttcttcttcttcctctgttGCTGTAGTTTCTGAAAAGCCAAGTGAAGGCGATGAAGATACACAGAAGAAGAGCGAGTTGTCTTCAGAAGAAATTGATGAGCTGCAAGAAATGGACTGGAAGACAGACGAGgagttcaagaagttcatggGAAATCCTTCGATAGAGGCGGCTATAAAGCTGGAAAAGAAGAGAGCAGATAGGAAGCTGAAAGAGCTTGATAGGGAAAGCAGTAGTGATAATCCACTTGTGGGGTTTTTCGCTGGAGTGGTGAGAGATAGTTTGGCTAGAGAAAAGGAGAGGTTGGAGAAAGCTGAAGAGACCTTTAAAGCACTTGATCTTAACAAg TTGAAGAACTGTTTTGGGTTTGACACATTTTTTGCAACTGATGTTCGGCGTTTTGGAGATGGGGGCATCTTTATTGGAAATTTGAGAAGACCCATTGACGAGGTAATTCCCAAACTGGAGAAGAAGCTGTCTGAAGCGGCCGGGAGGGAGGTAGTTTTATGGTTCAtggaagaaaaaacaaatgacATCACAAAGCAG GCTTGTGTGGTGCAACCTAAAGCAGAAATGGACCTCCAGTTTGAATCAACCAAGCTGAGCAACCCCTTGGGTTACGTTAGTGCGATAGTCTTATGTGTTACAACTTTTGGAACTATAGCTCTGACAAGTGGCTTCTTCTTAAAACCCGGTGCAACATTTGATGATTATATAGCTGATGTTGTGCCTCTCTTTGCTGGCTTCATTTCCATTTTGGGAGTATCTGAG ATAGCCACAAGGGTAACAGCAGCTCGTTATGGTGTCCAAATCAGCCCATCTTTTCTTGTGCCATCCAATTGGACAGGGTGCTTGGGAGTCATGAATAATTATGAATCTCTGCTTCCAAATAAGAAGGCTCTTTTTGATATCCCAGTGGCACGTACAGCTAGTGCATATTTGACATCTCTTGTACTCGCAGTTGCTGCATTTGTAGCTGATGGAAGCTTTAATGGAGGGGACAATGCTTT GTATATAAGGCCACAGTTTTTCTACAACAATCCCTTGCTTTCTTTCATCCAATTTGTTATTGGACCATATGCGGATGACCTTGGAAATGTATTGCCATATGCAGTGGAAGGTGTTGGAGTTCCTGTTGATCCGCTTGCTTTTGCTGGACTTTTAG GAATGGTGGTGACTTCTTTGAACTTGTTGCCTTGTGGAAGATTGGAAGGAGGTCGCATTGCGCAAGCTATATTTGGAAGGAGCACTGCTGCCTTGCTATCTTTTGCCACATCACTTTTGCTTGGTATAGGTGGCCTGAGCGGTAGTGTCCTGTGCTTGGCATGGGGGTTATTTTCAACCTTCTTCCGGGGTGGAGAGGAAATACCTGCAAAAGATGAGATCACTCCTTTGGGAGATGACAGGACTGCATGGGGTATTGTCCTTGGCCTTATCTGTTTCCTAACTCTTTTCCCCAATGGGGGAGGTACATTTTCCAGCTCGTTCTTCAGTGAGCCATTTTTTAGAGGTAACTTGtaa